The sequence AGCCGTCATCACTTTATTATGGTCGTTTTTGGTAACCATGTTTTCTTTGATCCATTCTATATCTTCAGTGTTTTTCAAAGTCTGTATAGCCAGCTTGCCAATGGATTGCTTGACGCTGCCCATGTCGGTTTTGAGCGCGGACACGTCCTGCTTGAGCGCGGACACGTCTTGCTTGAGCACGGACACGTCTTGCTTGAGCACGGACACGTCTTGCTTGAGCACGGACACGTCTTGCTTGAGCGCGGACACGTCTTGCTTGAGCACGGACACGTCTTGCTTGAGCACGGACACGTCCTGCTTGAGCGCGGACACGTCCTGCTTGAGCGCGGACACGTCCTGCTTAAGAACATGGACATCGTCCTTGACTGCTTTCAGATCTTTTTTTGCCGCCATATCCTTGCGCAGGCCGGCTTCCATTTTGACCATGTCTTTACGGAGACCGGTTTCTAATTTGGCAATCTCAGCCTTGGTGGCCGGCTGTTGGTTGAGATCAGCGATGCTTTTATTTGGTGTTTTCATGACTTTTTCTTTTCGTTCATAAAGTATGCCCTATTAAAAATACGCTGAAGACATGAGTTAGGCCCCACTTGTGGTAAAAGCAGCCCCCTTATATTTCCACCGAACCATGTTTTGCAGCCGAATGGATATCCGCTCCCCAAAGCTACGATGCAAGGCTATCATAAATCCATGGTGGTTATCAATACCTTTTCGCGGAAATTTTGCATAAATTTTACGTGGTCATTTTAGCGCCTGCCCCCGTTGGATAACTTATCCCACGGCGACTGCCCTTTTGTTTCCCTTTAAAAATCAGGCAAACCTTCGACCCCGGCTATCCTCCATTTATCCTTGCGCTTGAACTTGACCGCCAAAGCCTGGGGGTTCCCGAACGACCCCAGCAAAAATCCCTGCTCCCCGCCTTTGGAGACGATGACCATGACCTTGATGGTGTCCACCGCAGTCCCGTCCTGGGCAATGACCTTCTGATCGTCCATTACCACTTTTACTTTTTCAAACTCCATGAAGAACAGGGCCAGCGCGGTGTCGGCTTTCGCCTTGGTCATGGCGCCCTGGCTGAAATCCTCATCAATGTTCGACATGATGAAGGCCTTGTCCTTTTTGGTCAACCCTTGCAGCGCCTGCTTCATAACGGACCTGATCCGGGCCGGCTGGCTGAAATGATTATTATAGACCGCCAGACATATTACGGCCAGCAGGGCTGCGCCCAGCGCCAGGATTATTTTGTTCTTTAAGGTCATTGGTTATTCACAAAATTACGATAGAATTATAATCTAATCGTCCGATTACTTTATTTTCCGGGACCAGCCCCAGGTTCGCTTTCAGCGCTGCTGCTTGGCAAAAGTTGCCGGTTTATCCGACTTTAAGTCGGGTAAAGAATTTATTGCCTGGATTATGCTTTTTTTTCGGGTCAATAAGTTCAGGCAGCTGGCTATTAGGACATCAAAGCAGCATCCTTATATATCTGCGGAGTTTATCTATCTGCTTCAAAGAGACTTACCAGCAATATGCTATTGTACAATAATGAATCAGCGAAGTCGCGGTTAGGGTCAAAAGCCTGTACAGATTCAGTATATTTTTGTACAGAAGTAGCCTTTGAGAAAGTTGAATATAGCTTTTGATCTTAGCTTAAATTAGGATTGTTTGTCAAGCCCCAATTTACATCACCCAATTTACATCATCAAATTTACATCAGCCCAAATTTACATCAGGTTATAGTTTAATTTATGTTTTTTTTATATGATGCTACACCCTCCCGAACCTTCTCTCCCTTTGCTGATACTCCACCAACGCCCGGTACAGGTCATCTTCCCCGAAATCCGGCCAAAGCGCTTCGGTGAAATAATACTCGGCATAGGCCGCCTGCCAGATCAGGAAGTTGGAAAGCCTGCTCTCGCCCGAGGTCCTGATGATCAGGTCCGGGTCCGGCACCTCCGGGTGGTAAAGGTATTGTTGGATCAGCTTCTCGTCTATCCGGTCGGCCTGTATCTTGTGGGCGAAAAGATCATGGGACATCTTCTTGAACGCGTCCACCATCTCGGCCCGGCCCCCGTAAGACAGGGCCAGGTTCAGCGCCAAACCCTTATTGTCTTTGGTGCGGGTTATTGATTCCTCCAGTATCCGGCGGGCGTTGTCCTCCAGGTCGGCGGTGCGGCCGGTGGCGATTATTTTGACCCCCTTGGCGTCCAGTTCGTCCACCTCTTTTATCAGGTATTCCCTTAAGATCTTCATCAGTCCGGAGACCTCAGGCTTGGACCGCAGCCAGTTCTCCACCGAAAAAGCATAGAGGGTCAGGTACTTGATGCCTATCTCGCCGCTGGCGTTGACGATGGTCTTGACAGATTTCATCCCGGCCCGGTGGCCGGCCAGCCGCGGCAGGCCGCGCTTCTTGGCCCAGCGCCCGTTGCCGTCCATGATCACCGCCAGGTGCGCCGGCAGGCGCTTCAATTGATGGGTCGTCCCTGCGATTGAAATCTTCATAACGTTTTATTGATTATCTGATCTGCTATGGAAATTTATCTTGTACCTTTTTCATCCACAGATTTTCGCAGATTTATACATCTTGTCTGTCTTTCCTTGGAGGCAGTAGCTTTAGCGAAGGCCTCGGCGGATAAATAAATCCCGCGGCGGAGTCAATGCCATAAGGCGCCTCCGCTTTAAAAGGGAGATGGCTTTTAAAACTGACAGGATAAAGCCTGTATCCCCAGGGGAAGCGCCTTAATAAACAAGTTCCGGAGCGCTTAAAATAATTAAAATTGATTGAAAAAAAAGATGGTAACTTTGACATGAGTGCCTTCGCTGAAGCTATGGCACTTGAAGAAGGTATACAGGTATGCCTAAGCGAATTTGCAGGATTTTTATTTCGGGATTAATCACCGTTAATCATGTTAATCCCGTCTATTCCCGGAAAGATCGGAAGGTCAAATAACTTAAGTTTCCTTGATGGCATTTACCGGGCAGGCGTCCACGCAGGCTCCGCAATCCACGCAATCCTCGGTTATCTCAAACTTGTCCTCGCCTTCCACTATGGCGCCGTTGGGGCAGGAATCCACACAGCTGCCACAGGCTATGCACTCGTCGCCGATCACAAATGGCATTTTGCTTGTCCTCCTTGTTTGCTCTGTTTTATACATCCACGATTTCTTTTTCTTTTTTCTTCAGCAGCTCTTCCAACTGGGCGATGTGCTTGTCGGTCATCGCCTGGATCTTATCGTGGGCATTCTTGCTTTCATCCTCCGAGATCTTCTTGTCTTTCTCCAGCTTCTTGACCTCTTCGTTGGACTCCCGGCGGATGTTACGGACGGCCACCTTGCTTTCCTCGGCCATCTTTTTGACTACCTTCACCAGGTCGTGGCGCCTCTCCTCGGTCAGGGTGGGGATGGGCAGCCGGATGACCTTGCCGTCGTTGGCCGGGGTCAGTCCCAGATCCGACTTCATGATGGCCTTTTCGATCTCGCCCAGTAGCCCCTTGTCCCAGGGCTGGATCAGCAGCAGCCGGGGCTCGGGCGCCGAGATCCCGGCCACCTGGTTCAACGGCGTCAGGGCACCGTAGCTTAACACTTTGATCCCCTCCAGCAGGGCCGGGTTGGCCCGCCCGGTGCGGATCCCAGCGAATTCGTTTTTTAGAACCCCGGCCGCCTTGTCCATTTTGTGTCCTAAATCCTGATAAACCTTCTGCAGCATATCATCACTCCTTAACTGTTGTTCCCAGGTTTTCTCCCAGTAATATTTTTTTAATGGTCCCGGGGTGGCTAAGATTGAATACTATGATGGGCATGGCGTTTTCCCGGCACAACGAGACCGCGGTGGCGTCCAGGACCTTCAATTGGTCGGCCAGCACCTTCTCGTAGCTTAAGGTATCATAGCGCTTGGCGGATTTGTTCTTCAAGGGATCGCTGTCGTATACGCCGTCCACCTTGGTGCCCTTGAAGATGGCCTGGGCCCCGATCTCCACCGCCCTCAGGGCGGCGGCGGTGTCGGTAGAAAAATAAGGATTGCCGGTGCCGGCCGCCATGATCACCACCCGGCCCTTGTCCAGATGGCGCAAAGCCCTTCGCCGGATATAAGGCTCGGCGAATTTGGGCATGTCCACGGCGGTCATCACCCGGGTCTGGCAGCCCAGGTGCTCCAGGATGCTTTGCAAAGCCAGCGAGTTGATGACGGTTCCCAGCATCCCGATGTTGTCGGCTGTCACCCGGGGTATGCCGTCGCATTTCAGGCAGCCGCCCCGCATCAGGTTCCCACCGCCCAGCACCACGCCCACCGATATCCCCAGCTCTTTGGCCGCCAGCACCTCCCCGGCTATCCGCTCCACCGATGGAATGTCCAGACCCTGGCCGGCCGCGCCGCCCAAGGTCTCTCCGGAAAGCTTCAGTAATATCCTTTGATATTTAAGAGACGGCTTCAATATCAGTCCCTCTGTTTAATTATTGAGCACCAAAGAGGTTTGAGAAACACTCAAGGAAGGAAAATGTGCTTCCGGCCTTGACAGAACTTTTGATCTCAGCTGAAAATCAGGTTAATCGTGTGTTAAACCTGTCTGGCCCCAGGTAATTATTCCCCCAGGCGGAAGCGGACAAAGCGCTTGACTTCCAGGGTAGCTCCGGCCTTGGCAGCCGTTTCCCTGACCATGGCCTCCACGTTCTTTTGGGGATCCTTGACATAGGCCTGCTCCAGCAGGCAGACCTCGGAGTGGAACTTTTCGATCTTGCCGGTCACTATTTTTTCCACCACGTTCTCCGGCTTGCCGGCGCCCCGCACCTGCTCCTGGTAGATGGCCTTTTCCTTTTCCAGCACCTCGGCCGGAACCTGCTTCCGGGAAAGCCACTGGGGCGAAGAAGCCGCCACCTGCATGGCCAGATCCCGGGCCAGGGCTTTGATCTCGGGCGAGTTGCCTCCGTCCAGTTCCACCAGCACCCCCAGCTTGCTGCCCAGGTGCAGATAGCCTTCCACCAGGCCGGCCTGGCTTTGGATCTTTTCCCCCCGCTTGAACTGGACGTTCTCGCCTACCTTGACGATGGTCTGTTTTATCTGCTCCACCTGCTCCGGGGCAAGATCCGCGGCGGTCATGGATTCTTTGGGCTGCCGGAGCGCCCATTGGGACAGGCTTTTGGACAATTCTTTGAACTGTTCGGTCTTGGCTACGAAATCGGTCTCGCAGTTTACTTCGATCATGACGGCGGATTTTCCGTCGGGAGCGGTGGCGATCTCTATCAGCCCGTCGGCGGTGGCCCGGCCGGCTTTCTTCTCGGCCATGGCCAGGCCCTTTTTGCGCAGGTACTCCACGGCCTCGTCCATGTTCCCCTTGGAGGCGGTCAGGGCCTCCTTGCAGACCATCATCCCGACCCCGGTCTTTTCCCTGAGTTTTTTTACGTCTTCGGCAGTAAAGGACATTTTATATCCAGACTTAATATTATTGAACTGGTGGTTTAGTGATTACTTCTTCTCTTCGGTTTTGACCTCGGCCTTTACCTCGGTCTTTACTTCGGCCTTGGGAGCGGCGTGCGCCGCCGGCCTGGGGGCGGTATGGGCC comes from candidate division TA06 bacterium and encodes:
- a CDS encoding 4Fe-4S binding protein, producing the protein MPFVIGDECIACGSCVDSCPNGAIVEGEDKFEITEDCVDCGACVDACPVNAIKET
- a CDS encoding UMP kinase; translated protein: MLKPSLKYQRILLKLSGETLGGAAGQGLDIPSVERIAGEVLAAKELGISVGVVLGGGNLMRGGCLKCDGIPRVTADNIGMLGTVINSLALQSILEHLGCQTRVMTAVDMPKFAEPYIRRRALRHLDKGRVVIMAAGTGNPYFSTDTAAALRAVEIGAQAIFKGTKVDGVYDSDPLKNKSAKRYDTLSYEKVLADQLKVLDATAVSLCRENAMPIIVFNLSHPGTIKKILLGENLGTTVKE
- the frr gene encoding ribosome recycling factor; protein product: MLQKVYQDLGHKMDKAAGVLKNEFAGIRTGRANPALLEGIKVLSYGALTPLNQVAGISAPEPRLLLIQPWDKGLLGEIEKAIMKSDLGLTPANDGKVIRLPIPTLTEERRHDLVKVVKKMAEESKVAVRNIRRESNEEVKKLEKDKKISEDESKNAHDKIQAMTDKHIAQLEELLKKKEKEIVDV
- a CDS encoding isoprenyl transferase, encoding MKISIAGTTHQLKRLPAHLAVIMDGNGRWAKKRGLPRLAGHRAGMKSVKTIVNASGEIGIKYLTLYAFSVENWLRSKPEVSGLMKILREYLIKEVDELDAKGVKIIATGRTADLEDNARRILEESITRTKDNKGLALNLALSYGGRAEMVDAFKKMSHDLFAHKIQADRIDEKLIQQYLYHPEVPDPDLIIRTSGESRLSNFLIWQAAYAEYYFTEALWPDFGEDDLYRALVEYQQRERRFGRV
- a CDS encoding elongation factor Ts, yielding MSFTAEDVKKLREKTGVGMMVCKEALTASKGNMDEAVEYLRKKGLAMAEKKAGRATADGLIEIATAPDGKSAVMIEVNCETDFVAKTEQFKELSKSLSQWALRQPKESMTAADLAPEQVEQIKQTIVKVGENVQFKRGEKIQSQAGLVEGYLHLGSKLGVLVELDGGNSPEIKALARDLAMQVAASSPQWLSRKQVPAEVLEKEKAIYQEQVRGAGKPENVVEKIVTGKIEKFHSEVCLLEQAYVKDPQKNVEAMVRETAAKAGATLEVKRFVRFRLGE